A window of Salmo trutta chromosome 31, fSalTru1.1, whole genome shotgun sequence contains these coding sequences:
- the LOC115170112 gene encoding proline-rich protein 36 isoform X1, whose translation MIKKLLKNVALRSSPIQGSRKVGCTHSSVSYTPPPPKPINPESHWLLQDLRRAELHLNNRRQTKLKMARAGRPTFSLIYTGILLVLSPEFLGAGPVRQNVEEASSVSRDVRSKRSLPVHMPVPQQLPDFWGWYRFFMDTGNQEGIEDLDKMYVIYLQNKHRSEEGPTFNHYLTHLSAIYKTCAESDDPECIAESTSKPKAKVLMPAPIKTATVGMCNPYIDPYCLFPMTPKMAAPKPPLTPAPAPVKAAPVPVLTPFLPYPLKTPTGLYYAPALEPFLTAEQKTELLRICNFDDTECLQYHLRAAYGYRPAPGPAPSYAALGCDPTKDPYCRPQLVKKAPSGFFHLYPTCDLATDPLCMASVATPPPAPLETPKEQHCNPLFDKGCNPLTATKLAGLTKPVLEYTPKDVPAPAPAPLACDPRYDPYCLLGAAAALHKAPPALPQFQSRSRLGVLGKTKEGHDCYVHYDKDCTPVEASDEPKTPAVPQCHPYDFTCNGMSAPATLTAEANEPKSGVILPDPDCDPEYDYNCRLRRAEDSPAAMESAAKEEPVQQKAGPGYAVPQFEDFLRSYMGQYRKKYI comes from the exons ATGATCAAGAAGCTCCTTAAAAATGTTGCCCTGCGCTCCTCTCCCATACAAGGGAGCAGAAAGGTAGGGTGCACACACAGCTCAGTGagctataccccccccccccccaaaccaatCAACCCAGAGAGCCACTGGCTCCTTCAGGATCTCAGAAGGGCAGAGCTTCACTTGAACAACAG GAGACAGACAAAGCTGAAAATGGCACGGGCAGGAAGACCAACGTTTTCCCTGATCTACACTGGAATCCTCCTAGTGTTATCACCAG AGTTTCTGGGGGCCGGCCCGGTGAGGCAGAATGTGGAGGAGG CATCTTCAGTATCCAGGGATGTCCGCAGTAAGAGGAGTCTTCCTGTTCACATGCCCGTCCCCCAGCAGCTCCCTGACTTCTGGGGATGGTACAGATTCTTCATGGATACTGGTAACCAGGAAGGA ATCGAGGATCTAGACAAGATGTACGTGATCTACCTGCAGAACAAGCACCGCTCCGAGGAGGGTCCCACCTTCAACCACTACCTCACCCACCTCAGTGCTATCTACAAGACCTGCGCCGAATCCGACGACCCAGAGTGCATCGCCGAGTCCACCAGCAAGCCCAAGGCCAAGGTGTTGATGCCCGCGCCCATCAAGACCGCCACAGTCGGAATGTGCAACCCTTATATCGACCCCTACTGCCTCTTCCCCATGACCCCTAAGATGGCTGCCCCAAAGCCTCCTCTGACTCCAGCCCCGGCTCCGGTCAAAGCCGCCCCAGTGCCTGTCCTGACCCCCTTCCTGCCGTACCCTCTGAAGACTCCCACAGGGCTCTACTACGCCCCAGCCCTGGAGCCCTTCCTCACCGCTGAGCAGAAGACAGAGCTGCTGCGTATCTGTAACTTTGACGACACAGAGTGTCTGCAGTACCACCTGCGTGCCGCCTACGGCTACAGGCCCGCTCCTGGACCCGCCCCGTCCTATGCTGCCCTGGGTTGCGATCCCACCAAGGACCCCTACTGCCGGCCCCAGTTGGTGAAGAAGGCCCCCTCCGGCTTCTTCCACCTGTACCCCACCTGCGACCTGGCCACCGACCCCCTGTGCATGGCTAGCGTAGCGACCCCTCCACCCGCTCCCCTGGAGACCCCCAAGGAGCAGCACTGCAACCCCCTCTTTGACAAGGGCTGCAACCCCCTCACTGCCACCAAGCTGGCGGGCCTCACCAAACCTGTCCTGGAGTACACGCCCAAAGACGTACCTGCGCCAGCCCCCGCCCCTTTGGCGTGTGACCCGCGCTACGACCCATACTGCCTGCTTGGTGCCGCCGCCGCGCTCCATAAGGCCCCCCCAGCGCTGCCTCAGTTCCAGAGCCGCTCCCGCCTGGGTGTCCTCGGGAAGACCAAAGAGGGCCATGACTGCTACGTGCACTACGACAAGGACTGCACTCCTGTGGAGGCCAGCGACGAGCCCAAGACCCCCGCCGTACCCCAGTGCCACCCCTACGACTTCACCTGCAACGGCATGTCCGCCCCCGCTACCCTCACCGCCGAGGCCAACGAGCCCAAGAGCGGTGTGATCTTGCCCGATCCCGACTGCGACCCCGAATACGACTACAACTGCCGCCTTCGTCGTGCCGAGGACTCCCCCGCTGCAATGGAATCAGCGGCCAAGGAGGAGCCGGTGCAGCAGAAGGCCGGGCCCGGGTACGCTGTCCCACAGTTCGAAGACTTCCTGAGGAGTTACATGGGCCAGTATAGGAAGAAGTACATTTAA
- the LOC115170112 gene encoding proline-rich protein 36 isoform X2, with translation MIKKLLKNVALRSSPIQGSRKVGCTHSSVSYTPPPPKPINPESHWLLQDLRRAELHLNNRRQTKLKMARAGRPTFSLIYTGILLVLSPASSVSRDVRSKRSLPVHMPVPQQLPDFWGWYRFFMDTGNQEGIEDLDKMYVIYLQNKHRSEEGPTFNHYLTHLSAIYKTCAESDDPECIAESTSKPKAKVLMPAPIKTATVGMCNPYIDPYCLFPMTPKMAAPKPPLTPAPAPVKAAPVPVLTPFLPYPLKTPTGLYYAPALEPFLTAEQKTELLRICNFDDTECLQYHLRAAYGYRPAPGPAPSYAALGCDPTKDPYCRPQLVKKAPSGFFHLYPTCDLATDPLCMASVATPPPAPLETPKEQHCNPLFDKGCNPLTATKLAGLTKPVLEYTPKDVPAPAPAPLACDPRYDPYCLLGAAAALHKAPPALPQFQSRSRLGVLGKTKEGHDCYVHYDKDCTPVEASDEPKTPAVPQCHPYDFTCNGMSAPATLTAEANEPKSGVILPDPDCDPEYDYNCRLRRAEDSPAAMESAAKEEPVQQKAGPGYAVPQFEDFLRSYMGQYRKKYI, from the exons ATGATCAAGAAGCTCCTTAAAAATGTTGCCCTGCGCTCCTCTCCCATACAAGGGAGCAGAAAGGTAGGGTGCACACACAGCTCAGTGagctataccccccccccccccaaaccaatCAACCCAGAGAGCCACTGGCTCCTTCAGGATCTCAGAAGGGCAGAGCTTCACTTGAACAACAG GAGACAGACAAAGCTGAAAATGGCACGGGCAGGAAGACCAACGTTTTCCCTGATCTACACTGGAATCCTCCTAGTGTTATCACCAG CATCTTCAGTATCCAGGGATGTCCGCAGTAAGAGGAGTCTTCCTGTTCACATGCCCGTCCCCCAGCAGCTCCCTGACTTCTGGGGATGGTACAGATTCTTCATGGATACTGGTAACCAGGAAGGA ATCGAGGATCTAGACAAGATGTACGTGATCTACCTGCAGAACAAGCACCGCTCCGAGGAGGGTCCCACCTTCAACCACTACCTCACCCACCTCAGTGCTATCTACAAGACCTGCGCCGAATCCGACGACCCAGAGTGCATCGCCGAGTCCACCAGCAAGCCCAAGGCCAAGGTGTTGATGCCCGCGCCCATCAAGACCGCCACAGTCGGAATGTGCAACCCTTATATCGACCCCTACTGCCTCTTCCCCATGACCCCTAAGATGGCTGCCCCAAAGCCTCCTCTGACTCCAGCCCCGGCTCCGGTCAAAGCCGCCCCAGTGCCTGTCCTGACCCCCTTCCTGCCGTACCCTCTGAAGACTCCCACAGGGCTCTACTACGCCCCAGCCCTGGAGCCCTTCCTCACCGCTGAGCAGAAGACAGAGCTGCTGCGTATCTGTAACTTTGACGACACAGAGTGTCTGCAGTACCACCTGCGTGCCGCCTACGGCTACAGGCCCGCTCCTGGACCCGCCCCGTCCTATGCTGCCCTGGGTTGCGATCCCACCAAGGACCCCTACTGCCGGCCCCAGTTGGTGAAGAAGGCCCCCTCCGGCTTCTTCCACCTGTACCCCACCTGCGACCTGGCCACCGACCCCCTGTGCATGGCTAGCGTAGCGACCCCTCCACCCGCTCCCCTGGAGACCCCCAAGGAGCAGCACTGCAACCCCCTCTTTGACAAGGGCTGCAACCCCCTCACTGCCACCAAGCTGGCGGGCCTCACCAAACCTGTCCTGGAGTACACGCCCAAAGACGTACCTGCGCCAGCCCCCGCCCCTTTGGCGTGTGACCCGCGCTACGACCCATACTGCCTGCTTGGTGCCGCCGCCGCGCTCCATAAGGCCCCCCCAGCGCTGCCTCAGTTCCAGAGCCGCTCCCGCCTGGGTGTCCTCGGGAAGACCAAAGAGGGCCATGACTGCTACGTGCACTACGACAAGGACTGCACTCCTGTGGAGGCCAGCGACGAGCCCAAGACCCCCGCCGTACCCCAGTGCCACCCCTACGACTTCACCTGCAACGGCATGTCCGCCCCCGCTACCCTCACCGCCGAGGCCAACGAGCCCAAGAGCGGTGTGATCTTGCCCGATCCCGACTGCGACCCCGAATACGACTACAACTGCCGCCTTCGTCGTGCCGAGGACTCCCCCGCTGCAATGGAATCAGCGGCCAAGGAGGAGCCGGTGCAGCAGAAGGCCGGGCCCGGGTACGCTGTCCCACAGTTCGAAGACTTCCTGAGGAGTTACATGGGCCAGTATAGGAAGAAGTACATTTAA